A portion of the Punica granatum isolate Tunisia-2019 chromosome 7, ASM765513v2, whole genome shotgun sequence genome contains these proteins:
- the LOC116212671 gene encoding O-fucosyltransferase 23, whose translation MDLASHCKSSASQCSPHLSSITGKCFALVVFALISRSLFLLAFPGINGRGYSNVLVIADRSFHSLDDFGIRREKFLEVPQIVWGLNNQKIAFARACLTARMLNRTLLMPSLSASLFYKEIDLLQPISFDKVFQFDKFNSLCSGFVRLGRYSEPSNRTAPFKLIKGSGRKWTVDRDLDQLREFGRDPIDSHEIIRVVGKNPFLWHDHWPVNDYARVFECLALVDEIAKEANRVINRIREVGKGSESKSIGELESVPYVAVHMRIEKDWMIHCKKLEQRSNISQICSSKDEIMARVGRILGLKNPTVLYLAVANSLLEDSSLLTGWRDGLLPFEKKRLGVEAIYRKYPYLIQSAIDYEVCVRADVFVGNSFSTFSSLVVLERTQKMMSSGVRSSCGREVRWASYAYNIEGESGGPKRWITNMNDSSLRAVSYGTNDISC comes from the coding sequence ATGGACCTAGCTTCTCATTGCAAGAGCTCTGCTTCTCAATGCAGCCCTCACTTGAGTTCAATCACAGGCAAGTGCTTTGCCCTCGTGGTCTTTGCCCTGATTTCTCGGTCGCTTTTCCTCCTAGCGTTCCCGGGTATCAACGGACGGGGGTATAGCAATGTCTTGGTGATCGCGGACCGGTCTTTTCACAGTTTGGATGATTTCGGGATCAGGAGAGAGAAGTTTCTGGAGGTTCCCCAAATTGTGTGGGGCCTGAACAATCAGAAGATTGCGTTCGCGAGGGCCTGTCTCACCGCCCGGATGCTCAACCGGACCCTCTTAATGCCGAGCTTGAGCGCCTCTTTGTTTTATAAGGAGATCGATCTTTTGCAGCCCATTTCGTTCGATAAGGTGTTCCAGTTCGACAAGTTCAATTCACTCTGTAGTGGGTTTGTCCGCTTAGGCCGTTACTCGGAGCCATCGAATAGAACCGCCCCGTTCAAGCTTATTAAAGGGAGCGGTAGGAAATGGACAGTCGATAGGGATCTGGATCAGCTGAGGGAGTTTGGGCGTGACCCGATTGACAGCCATGAGATTATTCGGGTCGTCGGGAAAAATCCGTTTCTGTGGCACGACCATTGGCCGGTTAATGACTATGCAAGGGTCTTTGAGTGTTTAGCATTAGTCGATGAGATAGCTAAAGAAGCCAATAGAGTTATCAATAGGATCAGAGAAGTGGGCAAAGGCAGTGAATCGAAAAGCATAGGTGAATTGGAATCCGTCCCTTATGTAGCTGTCCACATGAGAATTGAGAAAGACTGGATGATCCATTGCAAGAAATTAGAACAGAGGTCGAATATATCACAAATTTGCAGTAGCAAAGATGAGATCATGGCTCGAGTTGGGAGAATACTTGGTCTTAAAAATCCAACTGTTCTGTACCTTGCTGTGGCCAATAGCCTTCTTGAGGACTCCTCGTTGTTAACTGGTTGGAGGGATGGGCTGCTCCCGTTTGAGAAGAAAAGATTGGGAGTGGAAGCAATCTACAGGAAGTATCCTTACCTCATTCAATCAGCGATCGACTACGAGGTTTGCGTCAGAGCAGACGTATTTGTAGGGAATAGCTTTTCTACCTTTTCGAGCCTTGTGGTTCTTGAGAGGACTCAGAAGATGATGAGTTCAGGGGTTAGGAGTTCTTGTGGTCGAGAGGTGAGGTGGGCTTCTTATGCATATAATATCGAGGGGGAATCAGGCGGGCCAAAGAGGTGGATCACGAACATGAATGATTCAAGCCTCCGAGCAGTAAGCTACGGAACCAATGACATTTCCTGTTGA